The following proteins are co-located in the Tachysurus vachellii isolate PV-2020 chromosome 19, HZAU_Pvac_v1, whole genome shotgun sequence genome:
- the tcf21 gene encoding transcription factor 21 yields MSTGSISDADEFHDAELLDGLLPFGSSGDTAARASRESAEDSSNGEGSASTELTGHTTSKRRKTAASSRRAVSGAPVPAIEGKQVQRNAANARERARMRVLSKAFSRLKTTLPWVPPDTKLSKLDTLRLASSYIAHLRQILANDKHEHGYIHPVNLTWPFMVAGKPENELKEMLNSTRLCGTTAS; encoded by the exons ATGTCCACCGGCTCCATTAGCGACGCAGACGAGTTCCACGACGCGGAACTGTTAGACGGTCTGCTACCGTTCGGCTCGAGCGGAGACACGGCGGCCAGAGCGTCACGCGAAAGCGCCGAGGACAGCTCGAACGGCGAGGGATCCGCTTCCACCGAGCTCACCGGACACACGACGAGCAAGCGGCGCAAAACAGCCGCGTCCTCGCGCAGAGCGGTGTCCGGTGCGCCCGTGCCAGCCATCGAGGGCAAACAAGTACAGAGGAACGCGGCGAACGCGCGCGAGAGGGCGAGGATGCGCGTGCTGAGCAAAGCGTTCTCGCGGTTGAAGACTACGCTACCTTGGGTACCACCGGACACCAAGCTGTCCAAACTGGATACACTGCGACTCGCTTCGAGTTACATCGCCCACCTGCGCCAGATTTTAGCCAACGACAAGCACGAACACGGATACATCCATCCCGTTAACCTG ACGTGGCCGTTTATGGTTGCGGGGAAACCAGAAAACGAGCTTAAAGAGATGCTGAACTCCACCAGATTATGTGGCACCACCGCATCCTGA